One segment of Candidatus Margulisiibacteriota bacterium DNA contains the following:
- a CDS encoding Fic family protein, giving the protein MTDRYYVSGKHPENKYYPDTYILVNKLNIKNDELLTEFENMALARTVEYFYSQIEKIDKLDSLLLKSIHKYFLEKLYPWAGKFRTVTLKKDKTTFAMPQYIPQLMSDLDNKLADDKYLKKFSLKKLVYYKCELISIHPFREGNGRTIRLFCDLLCLKNGVDRIHYPDNNNDFTVSYMKASEAAVLKANCEPMYKLLKTLL; this is encoded by the coding sequence GTGACTGATCGTTACTATGTTTCCGGCAAGCATCCTGAGAATAAATACTATCCCGACACCTATATATTAGTTAATAAACTTAACATAAAAAATGATGAATTGTTAACCGAGTTTGAAAACATGGCATTGGCAAGAACAGTTGAATATTTCTATTCGCAGATTGAGAAAATTGATAAATTGGATTCACTTTTATTAAAAAGTATTCATAAATATTTTTTGGAAAAGTTATATCCCTGGGCAGGAAAATTCCGGACCGTAACCTTGAAAAAAGATAAAACTACATTTGCAATGCCTCAATATATACCCCAACTTATGTCTGACCTTGATAACAAGTTAGCTGATGATAAATATCTGAAAAAATTCAGCCTGAAAAAATTGGTCTATTATAAATGTGAACTGATCTCTATTCATCCTTTTCGAGAGGGTAACGGTAGGACTATAAGGCTTTTTTGCGATTTGTTATGCCTTAAAAATGGAGTAGACCGAATACATTATCCTGACAATAATAATGACTTTACTGTCTCATATATGAAAGCCAGCGAAGCTGCTGTTTTAAAAGCAAATTGTGAGCCCATGTATAAATTATTAAAAACTTTGTTATGA
- a CDS encoding HIT domain-containing protein: MRNKIASLRSGPAFFDINTPHISDRLVYANELAFVFPAQSPIHPGHLLVCPRRPIKTINEISVEEFSAVLNIIKKMLPVLQKVFQAERFDFAWNEGRIAGQSVAHLHFHIIPRHEGDDGVSNYQTDDVPGPRENIILPENKFVYAVLATNPIVPGHILLHPRKRVRSITEIPENVQAGLQQLIIATKKIFSAADGFNYAWHETSGRFFELALLPRKKGDQDSLGYDPRNYLYRIKNVNDRQKEDTAGLKEIARLIREKM; this comes from the coding sequence ATGAGGAACAAAATAGCTTCACTGCGCAGCGGCCCGGCATTTTTTGATATAAATACTCCACATATCTCGGACCGTCTTGTGTATGCCAATGAACTAGCCTTTGTATTTCCGGCGCAGTCGCCTATTCATCCGGGACATTTGCTGGTGTGCCCCAGACGGCCAATAAAAACTATAAACGAAATTTCAGTTGAAGAATTTTCTGCTGTTCTGAATATTATCAAAAAGATGCTACCGGTCCTGCAAAAAGTTTTTCAGGCCGAAAGGTTTGATTTCGCCTGGAATGAAGGCAGGATAGCCGGACAAAGTGTAGCTCACCTGCATTTTCATATTATTCCCAGACACGAAGGTGACGACGGGGTTAGCAATTATCAGACGGATGATGTGCCCGGGCCAAGGGAAAATATCATTCTTCCGGAAAACAAGTTTGTTTACGCGGTACTTGCCACGAACCCGATAGTCCCGGGACATATACTTTTACATCCGCGCAAAAGAGTAAGGTCAATTACAGAAATACCTGAAAATGTTCAAGCAGGGTTACAGCAGCTGATAATAGCGACCAAAAAAATATTTAGCGCCGCAGACGGATTTAACTACGCCTGGCATGAAACCAGCGGCAGATTTTTTGAGTTAGCGCTGCTTCCCAGGAAAAAAGGCGACCAGGATTCGTTAGGCTATGACCCCAGAAATTATCTGTATAGAATAAAAAATGTTAATGACCGGCAAAAGGAAGACACTGCGGGCCTGAAGGAAATTGCCAGATTAATAAGGGAGAAAATGTAA
- a CDS encoding radical SAM protein yields the protein MHNKIISTKSIIHLNKSGNLFIESGTALIKLNQKQVVASNLKTLQDNPEEHFFRMPFNSISYVVKGRIIETITAHPSSFYPGSPFDVFMAVKAYLQKGKHILPRFYLYPSSACNSKCIICPFTFRHKTPFFIPLESITGIIDFMDAQQPRPRTLSAIISGDGEPTLHKDMDKFLRYMYERNIRTFLSSNFIFPGTERQDKEDSIADTVSMLTISIKGLSPSSYLRYQGLDNPQSGLDRVMENLEKLIKKTEDNGRRKDMLVGVASLILPENTGSYTDMTKRFVDLGLDYVYLNVVEPSYKAWGIQFDKKTKAKTIEELEQLAQFSNSGTMIRYSTELFKGTTGESVYYDARTRNERDICGSALWNPLFMSMDKKPAVIACRASDKFQKTEFAFTRDIYRTGMAEIFSGSRINQVMSVTEHCEQCRLERQVRLFDDLIRIERANEFRGEFVLDFPP from the coding sequence ATGCATAACAAAATTATAAGCACAAAGAGCATAATTCACCTGAACAAATCGGGAAATCTGTTTATTGAATCAGGCACTGCCCTGATTAAGCTGAACCAGAAGCAGGTTGTTGCTTCAAACCTTAAAACCCTGCAGGATAATCCTGAAGAACATTTCTTTCGTATGCCCTTTAACTCGATCAGTTATGTGGTGAAAGGCAGGATTATAGAAACCATAACGGCTCATCCCTCCAGTTTTTATCCGGGAAGTCCCTTTGATGTATTTATGGCTGTAAAGGCCTATTTGCAGAAAGGTAAACATATACTGCCTCGTTTTTATTTATATCCTTCCAGCGCCTGCAATTCCAAATGCATTATCTGCCCTTTTACCTTTCGTCATAAAACGCCATTTTTTATTCCTCTGGAAAGTATAACGGGAATTATTGATTTTATGGATGCCCAGCAACCAAGGCCCAGAACATTATCTGCAATTATTTCCGGTGATGGAGAACCGACTCTGCATAAAGACATGGATAAATTTCTGAGGTATATGTATGAGCGTAACATCCGTACTTTTCTCAGCAGCAATTTTATTTTTCCGGGAACAGAACGACAGGACAAAGAAGACTCGATCGCAGATACGGTTTCTATGCTCACAATTTCCATAAAAGGATTATCGCCGTCTTCCTATCTGCGTTACCAAGGCCTGGATAATCCTCAATCAGGGTTGGACAGGGTTATGGAAAATCTGGAAAAATTGATTAAAAAAACCGAAGATAACGGCCGGCGTAAAGATATGCTGGTCGGGGTAGCCTCGCTGATACTTCCGGAAAATACCGGTAGTTACACAGATATGACCAAGCGTTTTGTAGACCTGGGGCTGGATTATGTTTATCTGAACGTGGTGGAACCTTCTTACAAAGCTTGGGGAATTCAATTTGATAAAAAAACAAAGGCAAAAACAATAGAAGAGTTAGAACAATTGGCGCAATTCAGCAACTCGGGAACAATGATCCGCTATTCGACAGAGCTCTTTAAAGGAACAACCGGGGAATCTGTATATTATGACGCGAGGACCAGAAATGAACGCGATATATGCGGCAGCGCATTATGGAACCCATTGTTTATGTCTATGGATAAAAAACCGGCTGTTATCGCCTGCCGTGCCAGCGATAAATTTCAGAAGACCGAATTCGCCTTTACCCGGGACATCTACAGAACTGGAATGGCCGAAATATTTTCGGGATCAAGGATAAATCAGGTAATGTCTGTCACGGAACATTGCGAACAATGCAGACTTGAACGCCAGGTGAGATTGTTTGACGATTTGATCAGAATAGAAAGAGCCAACGAATTCCGGGGTGAATTCGTATTGGATTTCCCGCCAAA